In the Scyliorhinus torazame isolate Kashiwa2021f chromosome 4, sScyTor2.1, whole genome shotgun sequence genome, one interval contains:
- the LOC140410319 gene encoding uncharacterized protein: MEPERAEAEEEEEEDDEGVPVLGAGGDDDEDGVGVPFGLVAPPCHCAVCEKGFSCRSHLERHLRVHTGERPFECGICGNRFNRASNLRRHQQHRAAAGGQGPLECNICHRLFCVTGDLVRHRRAHAGERPFECGVCGKRFCRLAVLEIHQRYHTGERPYQCPLCAKCFYTSSELNRHSRTHTGERPYACPLCAKRFYTASKLAVHRQIHTGERPFPCPDCPKRFYTAGKLRRHQRTHGTGSQFICGVCGKTFARTSHLTNHQRTHR; the protein is encoded by the coding sequence AGATGACGACGAGGACGGGGTGGGGGTGCCTTTTGGGTTGGTGGCGCCGCCCTGCCACTGTGCCGTGTGCGAGAAGGGCTTCAGCTGCCGCTCCCACCTGGAGCGCCACCTGCGGgtgcacaccggggagagacctttCGAGTGTGGCATCTGCGGGAACCGCTTCAACAGAGCCAGCAACCTGCGGCGCCACCAACAGCACCGTGCGGCGGCTGGAGGGCAGGGCCCCCTGGAGTGCAACATCTGCCACCGCCTCTTCTGCGTGACGGGCGACCTGGTACGGCACCGACGGGCGCACGCCGGCGAGCGGCCCTTCGAGTGCGGCGTCTGCGGCAAGCGCTTCTGCCGCCTGGCGGTGTTGGAAATCCACCAGCGTTACCACACCGGCGAGCGGCCATACCAGTGCCCGCTCTGCGCCAAGTGCTTCTACACGTCCAGCGAGCTGAACCGCCACTCGCGCACCCACACAGGCGAGCGGCCGTACGCGTGCCCGCTCTGCGCCAAGCGCTTCTACACGGCCAGCAAGCTGGCAGTCCACCGGCAGATCCACACAGGCGAGCGCCCCTTCCCCTGCCCCGACTGCCCCAAGCGCTTCTACACGGCGGGCAAGCTACGCCGGCACCAGCGTACCCACGGCACGGGCAGCCAGTTCATCTGCGGCGTCTGCGGCAAGACGTTCGCCCGCACCAGTCACCTCACCAATCACCAGCGCACCCAtcgctga